The region TCAGAGTTCGGAGATATCCTTGCTGAAGAGGGGATGGTCTACGAAACCAGTTTATTTACTAAATGGCAAAGCGGATACAGGACCCCCAGGGACCGCCGCTTACTTCTTACGATAATCCGAATATGCAATAAGCGGGGCGGAATACGGCTGATTCGTGAAGCAAACGCACTTCTTGAAGCGGCCGGACAGGGATACATGACGGAGAGTGAGATCTCAGATATCCCTGCACTTCACCGACAATTTTCTTTCCAGGCACCAAGGAAAATCGCATACTATATCGGAAGGCAACTGTATATCACAAAGGCCACAAATGCTCTGACTGAAGGGAAAACGGTACTGCTGTACGGGCAGCCCGGGATCGGGAAAACGGTTATCGCAGGAGGAATAGGACACGATGTGGCTCATCATTTTCCGGACGGAGTGTATTGGTATCAGCTCCAATCATCAACAGTAATGGATATTCTGGCTTCGATCGCAGAAATATTCGGGCACAACGTCCGCAATATCGAGGATTTAACAATCCGGGCATCGGTTGTGAGATCTTTGTTAGTCAACACGAAAGCTCTTTTTGTCTTTGACAATCTGGAACATGAAGATGATATTGATTTTCTTCTCCCGAATACCCGTTCGTGTGGAGTGCTTTTCACTTCGATCCATCCGTGTATACATGCTAGAGGTATTGACGAAAGGATACAGGTACAGCCGTTTACGAAGAATGAGGCACTGTATCTGTTTCATGAGATACTGGGCGAAACATATACGCAACTCCATACACGTGATATATTGAAGCTCTACGCTCTTGTTGAGGGACTTCCACTTGCGCTGCATGTTGCGGCCAAACAGGTACTGCATTTCAAAAAGTCACTGCAGGAGTTGATTTCTCATATAGAAAACACCAGGACGAATTTAGCGGATTATGCATATGAAAATAAGAGTATTTCATCTGTTCTGCAGATCTGTTTTGAGAAACTGAAGCCTAGGCAGAAGGAAGTATTTTCTTCTCTGGCTGTATTTTCAGGTCGGGATTTTTCCGTACAGGCTGTGGCATATATTAATCGGATGACTGTTGCGGATGCACAGAGACAGCTTGAGTCCTTGTACGGTTTTTCATTGATTGATCAATCAAATCACAACAGATATCGCATGCACCCCTTTATCCGCATATTCGCTCTCTCTCACGTGAAACAGGACGTGTATGTCAGGGCAGTTCGGTGCTACTTGAAAACGATCAAAATGAAGCGGAAAACATACTTCCTTTTTGTCCGTCGGGAACTTGATAACATACTGCCGCTTCTTGATAAAACGCTTTCCTCAGAAGTATGGAGTTCCGTTTCGGAGATTTGGGAATATCTGTCTGATTACCTGTGGAATGCAGGGCGCTGGGACGATCTCAAAAGATACAGCAAGCATATCTACAGGCTGAGCGGTAAACACAAAGATTATGCTGCTAAAATCCGTGTGTGTTTACTCTCCCTCAGCCTGGTGTATTACTGGAAAAATCAACTGAAACGTTCTGAACGGTATATCAGGGAAGGGCTGAGTTTGGCATCAAAGATAAATGACCGGTATCTGGTGATGCTGGGAAAGCAGCGGCTGGGACGAGTCCTAATGAATACGAGTAAGTTTGAAGAATCTGAGCATTTGCTTGAGGAGGCAAAGACATATTTCTTAAGCGTCCACGACCAAATCCAACTTGCGATAACCATCACAAATATCGGAGAAACGGAACTGAGGAAAGGGCATTTTGATACTGCTCTTACGCATTTTTATGAAGCTTATCAATACAGCCGGAGTATCCAGGATATATCCATGAAAAACATATGTCTGGCAGAAGTTCTATTCTATATCGGAGGATTGAAGTTGTTGAAGAAAGATTGGGATGAAGCACAGAGAAGTTTTGTTGGCGGTTTGGAATATTGTAAAAAAATTAACGAATACTCGGAGATTTCAGTCATGGGATATATTGGGCTCGCCTTGTGTTTCGAATACTTTGGACAGATAGGACCTGCTAAAGAAAGTTATCACCGTGCCCGTGAACAGATAGAATTTCTTGGGATTGATAAGTCTCTTTTTCATCATGATACTCTTTTTTCTATCCTGAAAAACGAGATTGTTGAAAGCCCGATCTGCGGGTCATTAATGGGTAAAGAGGAGAGAGAAGTGACTCTAAATACTTGAATTATTCACATTGAAAGAAATAAGATCCGATACTATCATTTGTCCACTTTTCATTATCTTTCGGAATATTTTGCCAAACCTCCATACCTCTCCCTGATTTTTTTGAAAAGGTAAGAAATTCATAGTTATAAACACGATTATAATTCTCTTTCTTCACAGGTCGTACCGCTTGGATAATATTGTTTTCATCTTTAATTATGGTGTAGTCTTCCAAAGGATCCATAGATCCTGTATCACGAGATCGAATGATCTTGTCATTTTGAAATGTGAGACTAAAGCGTATTGATTCACTTTTTATCATCATGGCTGTTGTCCTGTTTCCGTCTTTTAAGCTATAAAGGCCGTCATTCAATTGTTGATTTGTATATGCAGTACATTTGAGTTTTTCTCTAAAGGTAAATGTATTTACCCTATCCGGAAGAAAACAGTTTGTTTGATAATCTTCCCAAAAGTTACTCTGACTAAAACAAGTAAGCCTATCTCGAGGGATAGAACTGATGTCGTATAGTATAGTAGGCCAGCGAGTTCCAAAGAAAAAGGCAGCTATGGAAACTAGTAAGAAAAGTATAATGGTAAATACTGTTTGCTTTTTCATATTTCAATTATGCAATAAGGGAAATGGATTTACCTTCCTATCGATTGATTGGGAGGTAAGAAACTACTCAACAGACGGTTGACTATCCCTTCGTGCAGCCAGGCCATGATGATCGGACATCGATGAGAATTCGAACCCAGTCACCAGACATACTTGTCGGGATGCTTAAAGAACAGCCATTGTAAACACGACGGCCATCGGGGTAGCGGACTCCGTAGTCCACATACAAACTTCCTTTCCACCACCAATTTGAGAGGCGATACTCATTGACAAGGGGATTAAACTCCCTGTACCAAGAAACCGACTGCCCATTGTGATTTGTCCCATAGACGCGGATCCAGGCGATACCTTGTGCCCCTGAATCGGATGCCTTCTGGAACAAAAGTTGCTGCCCATTACTTCCAGCCATGACTTCGTGAGATGGTATGATACTGACCATGCTCACAACCAATGCAAGCACCACTACTACAAACGTGAGTTGCCGACGCATGTTCGAGCTCCTTTCACTTGATGCGTCACAGATTGTTGAGTTGTACTAAGATACCATCATAACTTTCTCACAGCTTTTGTGAAAAAGTTCACAGGTACTTAGAACGATATTATTCTATGAAGGACTTATATATTTATGAATGACTGCTTTGTCAGGAAAACTGACTGGAAATGTAATATAATTACATCATGACAAAGCTCTCAACGGGGACAAGCTTTGCCCAACTATTCAAAAAATACCGGCTTCTTTCGGAAATTGAAACCCTCGCAGAATTCGGCGATCTTCTTGCAGAGGAAGGGTTTGTGTATGAAACAAGTCTTTTCACCCGTTGGCAAAAAGGAGACCGCGAGCCAAAAGAAAGACGGGTGCTTCTTGCAATACTGCGAGTATTCGCCAAAAGAGGCGGAATTGTGAGTATAGAGGAGGCGAATTCTGTCGTCCAATCTGTCAATCAGAAAGATTTAACACATGAAGAATCTTCAGCTCTCTCTGAATTTATTCAAACCTCAAATACTAAAACATTACCGGTAAAACCATACCTTTTTGTCGGCCGGGATGAATTGTTAAAGGATTTATCTTGGGAGCTGATTAATAAAAAGAAAGTATTGCTATACGGGATGCCAGGAGTGGGTAAGACATATATTGCAATATATTTAGCACACCAGTTGAAAAATTTCTTTTCCGATGGTATTTTTTGGTTCCGTGCTGATATCAAGAGTTATGATGATATTGTGGATGAGTTATTGAGTAGTTTTGGCTTAAATGTTTCGCTAGGGTCAAGCGAAGAAGTGAAATTGGAGAAGCTAAATTCAGCTCTTAAGAATAGAGATATTTTAATTATTCTAGATAATATTGATAATGATCTGTTTACAAAAAGATTTGATATTAAAGCACTACGTATCCCGATATTAGCTACTTCTGTGAGGAAATTATCATTGGAATTTTCTACATATAAAGTTCACCCTTTTTCTGTAGAAGAGTTTATGAAGTTAAGTGAAAAAATATTGGGGAAACCATACCTTTTAACTAATAAGCTTGATATTGAAGATATCGGGAAGAAAATTGGATATTTACCTATTTCTTCACTACTTACAATTAAACAGGTCTATTTATATCCTACTGAAATTAAAAGTATAACTTCAAAATTTGATAATTCCAACTTAAAGCTAGACACACTAATTTATGACCATAAGAGTTTATCTGTAACTATTGATCTAGTGTTTCGAAGGTTACAATTAGATGAAAAAAAAGTATTAGTAGCATGTGCTGTCTTTGAAGGTCAAGACTTTGATATAGAGCATGTGTCAGTAATAACGAATATTAGCAAGAAGAGCATTCAGAGTTTCTTTAATAAGTTAATAGAAATTTCTCTACTTGATTTGTCAGTTACAAATAGATATAGATTGCATCCTGCCATACATGCGTATTTGCGAACTAGAGTTGAATCTACAACCATAATAAATCTCATGAAACTTTATGTTAATAATTTAAAGAAAGTTAGCATTGGAAGTGATAAATACCTTGCATATTTCAATAAAGAATATGAAAGCATTATTGGCATCATTAACCAAGGATATAAGTTTGGCCAATATAAATTGGTCACACAAATTTGGCAATTTGTAAGCACGTACATTTTCATCAGTGGGGATTGGGGAAAAATACTACAATTTTCATCAATTATCGAGGACTCCTATCGAAAAATAAATGATAAATATGGACTAGTTATTTATTGGATAGAAGATCTGGGCAGAGTATACTTTTTCCAAAAAGATACTATTAATGCTAGAAAACTGCTACAAGAATCATCTAAAATCGCACGATCTCTTCAGGACAATTCTCTGTTAGGTTTGATTTCGCAAAAATATGGAGCTTTGTATAGCTCTATTAACAAACTCGATTTAGCTGAGGAGCATCTATCTAAAGCAATAGAGCAATTGCAAATTACCAAGCTAATTGGACAACTGGCAAAGACTTATGCATATTTAGGAATGGTTTACGCAAAACAAGGAAAGGATTCTCTTGCGATAAAATATATGGGAAAAGCACTTAGAGATATCCAGCACATTGAAGATATACCAGTGATTGGATATATATATGTTTACTTAGGCAATTCATATTTAAAGATTAATCAATTACTAGATGCCGAATTCTATTTAAGAAAAGGATTGAAGTACTCTGTTAAAAGAAATGTTCTTATTTGCTGCGCTCTAGCATATGAAGGTTTAAGCGAATTGTGCCAGAAAAAAAACAAAATGTATCTTCAAAAAAAGTATCTTACTAAAGCACAGGAGCTTTATTCTGCCTTGGGTATGCATTCATCCTAATTATCTCTCTAAATATGTTGCTGTATAATAAATTGAGCGGAAATCAAAAGTATTATTCTCACAATTGATATGAATTCTATAAGAGACCTTGATCTTCAAACTTTTTTTGATGAAAAGTCTCCACAAGATAAAATCAAATTTTTGTTGCAACTTGCAATGCTTGCACCATCGACTCATAACAGTCAACCCTGGCTTTTCAAAATAAAAAGCGGATCTTGTGAAATTCATGTAGATTCTAAAAAAAAATGACAGCCTCTGATAAAAGTGGACGAAATCTATATATTAGTATTGGAGCATGTTTAGAAAATTTGGTTATAGCTTCGAAATTTTTTGGTGTTTACAGTCATGTTAAATATCATAAAAACATTAAAGATGATTCCGTATGTGAAGTATACTTTAATAATCTTACTGGTTTAATTGCGAAACCAAATCTACGACACAAGTTGTTGGTAAAAGCTATTCTAAAAAGAGTTACAAAGCGAGCATTTTATCATAAAAGGCAAGTCCCCAAAAGTATAATTAATGCATTAGAAAAACTTTCAGTTCATGAGCATATTAAGGTTAATGTACTAACCACCAGTGAGAAGTTAAATCAATTTACAGATATAACAATAAAAGCTATTCAATCTGGGTATAGTGATAGAGCTTTTCGGAAGGAATTATCGCAGTGGATTAATAATAACCTATCAGATCGAAAAGAAGGTATTCCTGGATACTCATTAAATATGCCATTTATTGTATCACTGTTATTCCCATTCCTATTAAGGAATATAAACTTGAGTGAATTAGTAGCACGAATTAACAAGAAAAGTCTGAAGACGATGTCTGCTGTGTGTATTGTAACCTCAGCCACTGACACAAAACGCGATTGGTTAGAAATAGGACGAATATCTCAAAGAGCATTGCTAATATTAACTAGCAAAGACTTGAGCACATACATAACAGTCGCTGCAGTCGATATAGATAATTACTATCTAGAAGTTCAAGAGTTATTGAATACGTCTTGGAGACCACAATTTTCTTTTACTTTTGGCTACTCTAATATTGTCTCTAAATTCCCCCCGAGACATTCCGTCGACGAAAAATTAATATAATTTACAATTATGCGTGATGAATAATTATATAACGAAGTATGAATCTCTATTAAGGAATAATAGTTCGAGTTATTGGCAAAAAAAAGGAGAAATTAAAGTACTAGAACTATTTCATAGTATGGCACAAAGGGTTCCTGCCTATAGAAAATATCTACAAAATCTAGCAATAAAACATCAGTCAGTTAAAACAATTGCTGACTTTAAGCAGATTCCACCCATAGACAAGGAGAATTACCTAAGAAGATATTCTCTTGAAGAACTATGTTGGGACGGTTCCTTTAATAAAGAACAATGGATAATATCAACAACTTCAGGATCAACTGGAGAACCTTTTTACTTCCCTCGTACTAACGCTCAGGATAGAGAGTACGCTTTAACAGCAGAGTTATATTTAAGGAATAACTTTAGTATTGAAAGAAATACTACGTTGTATATTAACGGGTTTGCTATGGGGGCATGGATAGGTGGAGTTTTTACATATCAAGCGATCACAGATATTGCTCAAACAGGGAAATACCCCTTAAGTATAATTTCACCAGGAATCTTTAAGCCGGAAATAATTAAAGCTATTAATAATCTAGGAAGTAAGTTCGACCAGATCATTATTGGCGGTTATCCCCCGATGATTAAGGATATGATCGACGATGCTATACAATCAGGGATAGACTGGTCTAACTATAATGTGGGATTTGTTTTTTCAGCAGAAGGATTTTCTGAAGAATTTAGATCCTATATTATTCGGAAAGCACAACTAGCAAACTACTATACTTCGACGATTAATCACTACGGTTCGGTAGATCTAGGAACAATGGCACATGAAACGCCATTAAGTATTTTTATTCGTAAGGATCTAATTTCTTCTCCCAGAAGATATATCAATATTTTTAATGATTTCTATCGTTTACCTACTTTAGCTCAATACAATCCTTTACAGTTTTACTTTGAAGAGGTAGACGAGAGGCTGTATTGCTCTGCTTATAGTGGGATACCTTTAGTTAGGTATGATTTAAAAGACCATGGTGGTGTTTATGGGTTTGATGAGATGCTTGCGCTTTATCAGTCAGATGGCATATCTCTAATGGAAAAAATTAAAGGTCTAGAATTAGGGAAATCAATTTGGAGATTACCGTTTGTTTATGTTTATGAGCGCAGTGACTTTATTGTGAAATTATATGGGGCAAATATTTATCCTGAGACTATTCGGAAAGTATTAAATTCTTATTTTGCAAAACAACTAACTGGAAAGTTTACTGCGGAAA is a window of Candidatus Roizmanbacteria bacterium DNA encoding:
- a CDS encoding tetratricopeptide repeat protein, producing MTKLSTGTSFAQLFKKYRLLSEIETLAEFGDLLAEEGFVYETSLFTRWQKGDREPKERRVLLAILRVFAKRGGIVSIEEANSVVQSVNQKDLTHEESSALSEFIQTSNTKTLPVKPYLFVGRDELLKDLSWELINKKKVLLYGMPGVGKTYIAIYLAHQLKNFFSDGIFWFRADIKSYDDIVDELLSSFGLNVSLGSSEEVKLEKLNSALKNRDILIILDNIDNDLFTKRFDIKALRIPILATSVRKLSLEFSTYKVHPFSVEEFMKLSEKILGKPYLLTNKLDIEDIGKKIGYLPISSLLTIKQVYLYPTEIKSITSKFDNSNLKLDTLIYDHKSLSVTIDLVFRRLQLDEKKVLVACAVFEGQDFDIEHVSVITNISKKSIQSFFNKLIEISLLDLSVTNRYRLHPAIHAYLRTRVESTTIINLMKLYVNNLKKVSIGSDKYLAYFNKEYESIIGIINQGYKFGQYKLVTQIWQFVSTYIFISGDWGKILQFSSIIEDSYRKINDKYGLVIYWIEDLGRVYFFQKDTINARKLLQESSKIARSLQDNSLLGLISQKYGALYSSINKLDLAEEHLSKAIEQLQITKLIGQLAKTYAYLGMVYAKQGKDSLAIKYMGKALRDIQHIEDIPVIGYIYVYLGNSYLKINQLLDAEFYLRKGLKYSVKRNVLICCALAYEGLSELCQKKNKMYLQKKYLTKAQELYSALGMHSS
- a CDS encoding phenylacetate--CoA ligase family protein; translation: MNNYITKYESLLRNNSSSYWQKKGEIKVLELFHSMAQRVPAYRKYLQNLAIKHQSVKTIADFKQIPPIDKENYLRRYSLEELCWDGSFNKEQWIISTTSGSTGEPFYFPRTNAQDREYALTAELYLRNNFSIERNTTLYINGFAMGAWIGGVFTYQAITDIAQTGKYPLSIISPGIFKPEIIKAINNLGSKFDQIIIGGYPPMIKDMIDDAIQSGIDWSNYNVGFVFSAEGFSEEFRSYIIRKAQLANYYTSTINHYGSVDLGTMAHETPLSIFIRKDLISSPRRYINIFNDFYRLPTLAQYNPLQFYFEEVDERLYCSAYSGIPLVRYDLKDHGGVYGFDEMLALYQSDGISLMEKIKGLELGKSIWRLPFVYVYERSDFIVKLYGANIYPETIRKVLNSYFAKQLTGKFTAEINYDDDHNQYLVINIEMKKGVKQTKVLIKLLTDEITKRLLKENSEFRSNYKESPLRQRPHIVLWEYESSKYFTPGVKQKWVLSEK